The Micromonospora sp. NBC_01740 genome includes a window with the following:
- a CDS encoding glycoside hydrolase domain-containing protein, whose amino-acid sequence MRRTTTWLLGLATAAGLTVTLGSAAVAESAPAPQPQSVAVSAVGPQPGTFVGKGFDTCTAPSQSAMNAWRASSPYRAVGIYISGASRTCAQPNLTATWVANQVANGWRLIPIELGYQAPCGTRAPKMSADPATARSQGRTAADSAASAAQALGIGAGSTIYNDIEHYPTTASCRAAVLSFLSGWVERLHTKGYLAGMYSSGSSGIKDVCLEYNNASYTRLDQIWIAWWNGVADTDAGSYCSDAYYANHQRLHQYAGDVTETWGGVTMKIDRNYLDVSTSQQPPPQQWTTTIDNTTSGRFTAGANWSTSSYSGQRFGTDYRFANPTSASDVAWYRANVPETGTYEISVWYPADPGYNAQTPYVVATASGNRSVTVDQRVNGGRWVSIGVFTLAAGDGNKVGVSRWTSGSGYVVADAVRITRA is encoded by the coding sequence ATGAGAAGGACCACCACCTGGCTGCTGGGCCTCGCCACCGCGGCGGGGCTCACCGTCACGCTCGGCTCTGCGGCCGTGGCCGAGTCGGCGCCGGCCCCGCAGCCGCAGTCCGTGGCGGTGTCCGCCGTCGGTCCGCAGCCCGGCACCTTCGTCGGCAAGGGCTTCGACACCTGCACCGCCCCGTCGCAGTCGGCGATGAACGCCTGGCGGGCCAGCTCGCCGTACCGCGCGGTGGGCATCTACATCAGCGGGGCCAGCCGGACCTGCGCGCAGCCCAACCTGACGGCGACCTGGGTCGCCAACCAGGTCGCCAACGGCTGGCGGCTGATCCCCATCGAACTCGGCTACCAGGCCCCCTGCGGCACCCGCGCGCCGAAGATGTCCGCCGACCCCGCCACCGCGCGCTCGCAGGGCCGCACCGCCGCCGACAGCGCCGCCAGCGCCGCGCAGGCGCTGGGCATCGGCGCCGGCAGCACCATCTACAACGACATCGAGCACTACCCGACGACCGCGTCGTGCCGCGCCGCGGTGCTGTCGTTCCTGTCCGGCTGGGTCGAGCGGTTGCACACCAAGGGCTACCTGGCCGGCATGTACTCCAGCGGATCCTCGGGCATCAAGGACGTCTGCCTGGAGTACAACAACGCGAGCTACACCAGGCTGGACCAGATCTGGATCGCCTGGTGGAACGGCGTGGCCGACACCGACGCCGGGAGCTACTGCTCCGACGCCTACTACGCGAACCACCAGCGGCTGCACCAGTACGCCGGGGACGTGACGGAGACCTGGGGCGGCGTGACGATGAAGATCGACCGCAACTACCTGGACGTGAGCACGTCGCAGCAGCCGCCCCCGCAGCAGTGGACCACCACTATCGACAACACCACGTCCGGCCGGTTCACGGCGGGCGCCAACTGGAGCACGTCGTCGTACTCCGGGCAGCGCTTCGGCACCGACTACCGGTTCGCGAACCCGACCTCGGCCAGCGACGTCGCCTGGTACCGGGCGAACGTCCCCGAGACGGGGACCTACGAGATCTCGGTCTGGTACCCCGCCGACCCCGGATACAACGCCCAGACGCCGTACGTCGTCGCCACCGCCTCGGGCAACCGGTCGGTGACGGTCGACCAGCGCGTCAACGGTGGACGGTGGGTGTCGATCGGCGTCTTCACGCTCGCGGCCGGCGACGGCAACAAGGTCGGGGTGAGCCGCTGGACCAGCGGCAGCGGCTACGTGGTCGCCGACGCGGTACGCATCACCCGCGCCTGA
- a CDS encoding endonuclease/exonuclease/phosphatase family protein: MAGLVAPAYAGPAHAAEEALKPIPNRFMTWNTNGQKLGTPKSVADQIKRFRPQVAALQESCLNEVREAVRQLNEAGFKYEYRTGTAAQNIGCPGRLGTAIVYAKGTTVRAHNKKGYSVDEGWWEARGMQSFTTKVDGQWVRVFNTQLSEPTREREEMRQKQVGELVSATRAYPRALVLGDLNTRPYVTKVMGPIWQAGFRDVDPFCGPAEDTRCVKTLPHTGPGFPTAAAKFDYLLGRGVNFRSCRLHTPTTDHRIVIGDLTMAEGPRPMCNVT; this comes from the coding sequence GTGGCGGGGCTCGTGGCGCCCGCGTACGCCGGCCCTGCCCACGCCGCCGAGGAGGCCCTCAAGCCGATCCCCAACCGGTTCATGACGTGGAACACGAACGGTCAGAAACTCGGCACGCCGAAGTCGGTCGCGGATCAGATCAAGCGTTTCCGGCCGCAGGTGGCCGCGTTGCAGGAATCCTGCCTGAACGAGGTACGCGAGGCCGTCCGGCAGCTCAACGAAGCGGGCTTCAAGTACGAGTACCGGACCGGAACGGCCGCGCAGAACATCGGATGTCCAGGTCGGCTCGGCACCGCGATCGTCTACGCCAAGGGCACCACGGTCAGGGCCCACAACAAGAAGGGCTACAGCGTGGACGAGGGGTGGTGGGAGGCGCGCGGCATGCAGTCGTTCACCACGAAGGTCGACGGCCAGTGGGTCCGGGTGTTCAACACGCAGCTCAGTGAGCCGACGAGGGAACGCGAAGAGATGAGGCAGAAGCAGGTCGGCGAGTTGGTGAGCGCCACGCGGGCGTACCCTCGCGCACTCGTTCTTGGTGACCTCAACACCCGGCCGTACGTCACGAAGGTCATGGGCCCGATCTGGCAGGCCGGGTTCAGGGACGTCGACCCGTTCTGCGGGCCAGCCGAGGACACCCGCTGCGTCAAGACCCTCCCGCACACCGGGCCCGGGTTTCCCACCGCTGCGGCGAAGTTCGACTACCTGCTCGGCCGAGGCGTGAACTTCCGTAGCTGCAGGCTGCACACGCCCACCACCGACCACCGGATCGTGATCGGCGATCTCACGATGGCCGAGGGTCCCCGGCCGATGTGCAACGTGACCTGA
- a CDS encoding HAD family hydrolase codes for MLFDMDGTLVDSEKLWDVALHELAAEYGGTLSDPARKAMIGSSMAASMRLLHDDLGQPGRDPQASAAWINARILELFRTGLRWRPGALNLLRAVRAAGIPTALVTSSGRPLVEVALDTLGRDSFDAVVCGDEVEAAKPHPEPYLTAARLLGVPIARCVAIEDSPTGVASALAAGAAVLAVPAEVPIAPLDGVHQLESLTGADLELLAALLGAPPPGA; via the coding sequence GTGCTCTTCGACATGGACGGCACCCTGGTCGACAGTGAGAAGCTGTGGGACGTCGCGCTGCACGAGCTGGCGGCGGAGTACGGCGGCACCCTCTCCGATCCGGCCCGCAAGGCGATGATCGGCTCCAGCATGGCCGCGTCGATGCGCCTCCTGCACGACGACCTGGGCCAGCCGGGGCGCGACCCGCAGGCCAGCGCGGCGTGGATCAACGCCCGGATCCTGGAGCTGTTCCGCACCGGGCTGCGCTGGCGCCCCGGCGCGCTGAACCTGCTGCGGGCCGTCCGGGCGGCGGGCATCCCGACGGCGCTGGTGACCTCCAGCGGCCGGCCCCTGGTGGAGGTGGCGCTGGACACCCTCGGCCGCGACAGCTTCGACGCGGTCGTCTGCGGCGACGAGGTCGAGGCGGCCAAGCCGCACCCGGAGCCGTACCTGACCGCCGCCCGGCTGCTCGGCGTGCCGATCGCCCGCTGCGTGGCGATCGAGGACTCACCCACGGGGGTGGCCAGCGCGCTCGCCGCCGGCGCGGCGGTGCTGGCCGTACCGGCGGAGGTGCCGATCGCGCCGCTGGACGGCGTACACCAGCTGGAGAGCCTGACCGGCGCGGACCTGGAGCTGCTGGCCGCCCTGCTCGGCGCGCCGCCGCCGGGCGCCTGA
- a CDS encoding DMT family transporter translates to MSWVFLAAAIAFEVTATMALRASEGLRRKAWAPVVVGGYVTCFVFLSLALRAGMAVGVAYGVWAAAGIALTAIIARFAFNDPLTKVMMLGIGLIAGGVLLVELGATSAH, encoded by the coding sequence ATGAGCTGGGTCTTCCTGGCCGCCGCGATCGCCTTCGAGGTCACCGCCACCATGGCACTGCGCGCCTCCGAGGGGCTGCGCAGGAAGGCATGGGCGCCCGTCGTCGTCGGCGGCTACGTGACGTGCTTCGTCTTCCTCAGCCTGGCCCTCCGCGCCGGCATGGCCGTCGGCGTCGCCTACGGCGTCTGGGCGGCGGCCGGCATCGCCCTGACCGCGATCATCGCGCGGTTCGCCTTCAACGACCCGCTCACCAAGGTCATGATGCTCGGCATCGGTCTCATCGCCGGCGGTGTGCTCCTCGTCGAACTCGGCGCCACGTCGGCGCACTGA
- a CDS encoding TetR family transcriptional regulator translates to MRPSQRTAVLDAAMTLISAEEGANITLDAVARQAGMTKPGLMYHFPTRDALLLAIVEHAARRVEDAMLATLAVPFDQATPAARIRAYARVAYGGDASRAEYAVAAEAAYRPALSGPWVGRLAKWFDLPPDLPPTTRARLTLARLAADGLWSAFATGLFPPEPQDRDALVALIEDLTAEGDVS, encoded by the coding sequence GTGCGACCGAGCCAGCGAACCGCCGTTCTCGACGCGGCCATGACCCTGATCTCCGCCGAGGAGGGCGCGAACATCACCCTCGACGCCGTCGCCCGGCAGGCGGGGATGACCAAGCCGGGACTGATGTACCACTTCCCGACCCGCGACGCCCTCCTGCTGGCGATCGTCGAGCACGCCGCGCGACGGGTCGAGGACGCGATGCTCGCCACGCTCGCGGTGCCCTTCGACCAGGCGACCCCCGCCGCGCGGATCCGGGCCTACGCCCGCGTGGCGTACGGCGGCGACGCCAGCCGCGCGGAGTACGCGGTCGCCGCGGAAGCCGCCTACCGGCCGGCGCTGTCGGGGCCCTGGGTCGGGCGGCTCGCCAAGTGGTTCGACCTGCCACCGGACCTGCCACCGACCACGCGCGCCCGGCTCACCCTGGCCCGGCTGGCCGCCGACGGCCTCTGGAGCGCGTTCGCCACCGGCCTGTTCCCACCCGAACCGCAGGACCGCGACGCCCTCGTCGCGCTCATCGAAGACCTGACCGCGGAAGGCGACGTTTCGTGA
- a CDS encoding LacI family DNA-binding transcriptional regulator, which translates to MSAGRGRLTQHEIARMAGVSQTTVSLVLNDRTEAAWRIAPETRERVLRVIRETGYVADPLARRLLQQHNQILGVFTYESVFPSTSANFYHPFMSGIEACAESIGCDLLLFTSAPVSGGSRRIFHDNNRIRLADGCVLLGREIPRDELARMVAGDMPFVSVGRRDDAHLPSGAGGPVPYVGADYARATATLVHRAVGLGHRALAYVGAGAGAESATDRLAGFTAAVRETGVDGRHEPVGDRTTAELLDALRAARVTAVLCEELVEAVAVAEAARARGMSVPGDLSLVALGDPTRQAETDLDFTGFHIARREMGWQAIEVLDDILHGRDSDHQRLLPCTLVEGETLGPPVTGRA; encoded by the coding sequence GTGTCCGCAGGGCGGGGCAGGCTGACGCAGCACGAGATCGCGCGGATGGCCGGAGTGAGTCAGACGACGGTGTCGCTCGTGCTCAACGACCGGACCGAGGCGGCCTGGCGGATCGCCCCGGAGACCCGGGAACGGGTGCTGCGCGTCATCCGCGAGACGGGCTACGTCGCCGACCCGCTCGCCCGGCGGCTGCTGCAACAGCACAACCAGATCCTGGGCGTGTTCACCTACGAGTCGGTGTTCCCGAGCACCAGCGCGAACTTCTACCACCCGTTCATGTCCGGCATCGAGGCGTGCGCGGAGAGCATCGGGTGCGACCTGCTGCTGTTCACCAGCGCCCCCGTGAGCGGCGGCAGCCGCCGGATCTTCCACGACAACAACCGCATCCGGCTCGCCGACGGTTGCGTGCTGCTCGGTCGGGAGATCCCCCGCGACGAGCTGGCCCGGATGGTCGCCGGGGACATGCCCTTCGTGTCCGTCGGTCGACGCGACGACGCCCACCTGCCGTCCGGGGCGGGCGGTCCGGTGCCCTACGTCGGCGCGGACTACGCCCGGGCCACCGCCACCCTCGTCCATCGCGCCGTCGGCCTCGGGCACCGGGCGCTGGCGTACGTGGGCGCCGGCGCCGGGGCCGAGTCCGCCACCGACCGGCTCGCCGGCTTCACCGCCGCGGTCCGGGAGACCGGTGTGGACGGCCGGCACGAGCCGGTCGGCGACAGGACCACGGCGGAGCTGCTCGACGCACTGCGCGCGGCCCGGGTCACCGCCGTCCTCTGCGAGGAACTGGTCGAGGCGGTGGCGGTGGCCGAGGCGGCGCGGGCCCGGGGCATGTCCGTGCCCGGCGACCTGTCCCTGGTGGCCCTCGGCGATCCCACCCGGCAGGCCGAGACCGACCTCGACTTCACGGGCTTCCACATCGCCCGCAGGGAGATGGGCTGGCAGGCCATCGAGGTGCTCGACGACATCCTGCACGGCCGCGACAGCGACCACCAGCGGCTGCTGCCCTGCACCCTGGTCGAGGGCGAGACCCTCGGGCCCCCGGTGACCGGCCGGGCGTGA
- a CDS encoding DMT family transporter, translated as MKQWLYLAGAIGLEVSGTLALRAANDHPAWIALVVVGYTLSFVLLSLVLRAGMPIGVAYGIWAASGVTLTALLAALLFGDALTWVMGLGFAVIVAGVLLVELGSHQAESGHTAPHDVHHEPEGAR; from the coding sequence GTGAAGCAGTGGCTGTACCTCGCCGGAGCCATCGGCCTGGAAGTGAGCGGGACCCTCGCGTTGCGGGCGGCCAACGACCACCCCGCGTGGATCGCGCTGGTCGTCGTCGGCTACACCCTCTCCTTCGTCCTCCTCTCGCTGGTCCTGCGCGCGGGCATGCCGATCGGCGTCGCGTACGGCATCTGGGCCGCCAGCGGGGTCACCCTCACCGCGCTGCTGGCCGCGCTGCTGTTCGGCGACGCCCTGACCTGGGTGATGGGGCTCGGCTTCGCCGTCATCGTCGCCGGGGTCCTGCTCGTCGAACTCGGCTCCCACCAGGCGGAATCGGGGCACACCGCGCCGCACGACGTCCACCACGAGCCAGAGGGGGCGCGATGA
- a CDS encoding calcium:proton antiporter: MAALFRTRLTDWTVVTPLLAILVLILTWGRDLSGPVVVVVAVLLAGAVLAAVHHAEVVAHRVGEPYGSLVLAVAVTVIEVALIVTLMISGGEKTQSLARDTVFAAVMITCNGILGLSLFIGALRRRVAVFNSEGTGGALATVATLAALSLVVPTFTTGQPGPQFTSAQLAFAAVVSLALYGLFVMVQTGRHRDYFLPVNSQGRVLDAEGHAEPPSDRAALLSLGLLLVALVAVVGDAKSVSPAIESAVAGANLPPSFVGVIIALLVLLPETIAAARAARRDRVQISLNLALGSAMASIGLTIPAIAIASIWLEGPLLLGLGGTQVTLLALTVVTGVLTVVPGRATVLQGGVHLVLLAAFVFLAASP, encoded by the coding sequence ATGGCCGCGCTGTTCCGCACCCGTCTGACCGACTGGACCGTCGTCACGCCGCTGCTGGCGATCCTGGTGTTGATCCTGACCTGGGGGCGCGACCTGTCCGGCCCCGTCGTGGTCGTGGTGGCCGTGTTGCTGGCGGGCGCGGTGCTGGCCGCCGTGCACCACGCCGAGGTGGTGGCCCACCGGGTGGGGGAGCCGTACGGCTCGCTCGTGCTCGCCGTGGCCGTCACCGTCATCGAGGTCGCCCTGATCGTCACGCTCATGATCAGCGGTGGCGAGAAGACGCAGTCCCTGGCGCGCGACACCGTCTTCGCCGCCGTCATGATCACCTGCAACGGCATCCTCGGGCTGTCGTTGTTCATCGGGGCGCTGCGCCGCCGGGTGGCGGTGTTCAACTCCGAGGGCACCGGCGGGGCGCTGGCCACCGTGGCGACCCTCGCCGCGCTGAGCCTCGTGGTGCCGACCTTCACCACCGGCCAGCCGGGCCCGCAGTTCACCTCTGCGCAGCTCGCCTTCGCCGCCGTGGTCTCGCTCGCCCTCTACGGCCTGTTCGTCATGGTGCAGACCGGCCGCCACCGCGACTACTTCCTGCCCGTCAACAGCCAGGGCCGGGTGCTCGACGCGGAGGGACACGCCGAGCCGCCGTCGGACCGGGCCGCCCTGCTCAGCCTCGGCCTGCTGCTGGTGGCACTGGTCGCCGTGGTGGGCGACGCCAAGTCGGTGTCCCCGGCGATCGAGTCCGCCGTCGCCGGGGCGAACCTGCCCCCGTCGTTCGTCGGCGTGATCATCGCGCTGCTGGTGCTGTTGCCCGAGACGATCGCCGCCGCGCGGGCCGCCCGCCGCGACCGCGTGCAGATCAGCCTGAACCTGGCCCTGGGCTCGGCCATGGCCAGCATCGGGCTGACCATCCCCGCGATAGCGATCGCGTCGATCTGGTTGGAGGGCCCGCTGCTGCTCGGCCTCGGCGGCACCCAGGTGACCCTGCTCGCCCTCACCGTCGTCACCGGCGTGCTGACCGTGGTGCCGGGGCGGGCCACCGTGCTCCAGGGCGGCGTGCACCTGGTGTTGCTCGCCGCCTTCGTCTTCCTCGCCGCCAGCCCCTGA
- a CDS encoding SDR family NAD(P)-dependent oxidoreductase: protein MTADNITETGHDGIDRSQLETCLSVFEALEDLPPDHPDVVRVQRATARLYKVIKQRRREERRDALAAADRAVTAATATGAPGRIDDETQGIPLASPTEGTTAGFLHNPRGCYVCKQRYREVDAFYHQLCPSCAALNRERRDARTDLTGRRALLTGGRAKIGMYIALRLLRDGAHTTVTTRFPHDAVRRFAAMPDSGEWLHRLRIVGIDLRDPAQVIALADSVSDQGPLDILINNAAQTVRRSPGAYAQLVAAEAAALPEGPLPEIVTFAKPAGRGETAGGLTASPQSTPLTPHALTALALTSGSASPERIAAATAIDAGGLVPDLDPVNSWVQRVQEVDPVELLEVQLCNVTAPFVLVSRLRTTMAAAKARRKYVVNVSAMEGQFGRGYKGPGHPHTNMAKAALNMLTRTSAQEMLTDGILMTSVDTGWITDERPHPTKMRLADAGFHAPLDLVDGAARVYDPIVRGEQGEDLYGCFLKDYAPCDW, encoded by the coding sequence ATGACGGCGGACAACATCACCGAAACCGGCCACGACGGCATCGACCGGAGCCAACTGGAGACCTGCCTCAGCGTCTTCGAGGCGTTGGAGGACCTGCCCCCCGATCACCCCGACGTGGTGCGCGTACAGCGGGCCACCGCGCGGCTCTACAAGGTGATCAAGCAGCGCCGGCGCGAGGAGCGGCGGGACGCGCTCGCGGCGGCCGACCGCGCGGTGACGGCGGCCACCGCCACCGGCGCGCCGGGCCGGATCGACGACGAGACCCAGGGGATCCCGCTCGCCTCCCCCACCGAGGGCACCACTGCGGGCTTCCTGCACAACCCGCGCGGCTGCTATGTCTGCAAGCAGCGCTACCGCGAGGTGGACGCCTTCTACCACCAGCTCTGCCCGTCCTGCGCGGCGCTGAACCGGGAGCGCCGCGACGCCCGTACCGACCTGACCGGCCGGCGTGCGCTGCTCACCGGCGGCCGGGCGAAGATCGGCATGTACATCGCGTTGCGGCTGCTGCGCGACGGCGCGCACACCACGGTGACCACGCGGTTCCCGCACGACGCGGTGCGCCGGTTCGCGGCGATGCCCGACAGCGGGGAGTGGCTGCACCGCCTGCGGATCGTCGGGATCGACCTGCGCGACCCCGCCCAGGTGATCGCGCTCGCCGACTCGGTCAGCGACCAGGGCCCCCTCGACATCCTGATCAACAACGCGGCGCAGACCGTGCGGCGCAGCCCCGGGGCGTACGCGCAGCTCGTCGCCGCGGAGGCGGCGGCCCTGCCCGAGGGCCCCCTGCCGGAGATCGTCACGTTCGCCAAGCCGGCCGGGCGAGGCGAGACGGCGGGCGGCCTGACCGCCTCGCCGCAGTCGACCCCGCTCACCCCGCACGCGCTCACCGCCCTCGCGCTGACCAGCGGCTCCGCCTCGCCGGAACGGATCGCGGCGGCCACCGCCATCGACGCCGGCGGCCTGGTGCCGGACCTCGACCCGGTCAACAGCTGGGTGCAGCGGGTGCAGGAGGTCGACCCGGTCGAGCTGCTGGAAGTGCAACTGTGCAACGTGACGGCGCCGTTCGTACTGGTCAGTCGGCTGCGGACGACGATGGCCGCGGCGAAGGCCCGCCGCAAGTACGTGGTGAACGTGTCGGCGATGGAGGGCCAGTTCGGCCGCGGCTACAAGGGGCCGGGGCACCCGCACACCAACATGGCCAAGGCGGCGCTGAACATGCTGACGCGCACCAGCGCCCAGGAGATGCTGACCGACGGCATCCTGATGACCAGCGTGGACACCGGCTGGATCACCGACGAGCGGCCCCACCCGACGAAGATGCGGCTGGCGGATGCCGGCTTCCACGCCCCGCTGGACCTGGTCGACGGCGCGGCCCGGGTGTACGACCCGATCGTCCGCGGCGAGCAGGGCGAGGACCTGTACGGCTGCTTCCTCAAGGACTACGCACCCTGCGACTGGTAA
- a CDS encoding glyoxalase produces the protein MTENHVQPNETTVPLLHCVSAEETLAFWRALDFEVTYEQTKPYVYLAFRWSGFELHYGGAPRGVDPSAENTGGCLVMVDEVAPYHAAFSEGMRRTYGKVLAKGRPRMTRYRAGASRFSVVDPSGNTIIFIRRDEPAELEYGGSKRLQGLARVLDNARILREFKTDDLAAFRALNSGLRRHGGAAPAVEQALALAGLIELSLALGKPELVPDWGGRLATLPLTAPERAKVRQAVADPAALGPWLPDPD, from the coding sequence ATGACCGAGAACCACGTCCAGCCGAACGAGACCACGGTGCCGCTGCTGCACTGCGTGTCGGCGGAGGAGACCCTGGCGTTCTGGCGTGCGCTCGATTTCGAGGTCACGTACGAGCAGACGAAGCCGTACGTCTACCTGGCGTTCCGGTGGAGCGGGTTCGAGCTGCACTACGGCGGCGCGCCGAGGGGCGTGGACCCGTCGGCCGAGAACACCGGCGGTTGCCTGGTGATGGTCGACGAGGTCGCGCCCTACCACGCGGCGTTCAGCGAGGGGATGCGCCGCACCTACGGCAAGGTGCTCGCCAAGGGACGCCCCCGGATGACCCGCTACCGTGCCGGTGCGTCGCGGTTCAGCGTCGTCGATCCGTCGGGGAACACCATCATCTTCATCCGACGCGACGAGCCGGCGGAGCTGGAGTACGGCGGTTCGAAGCGGTTGCAGGGGCTGGCCCGGGTCCTCGACAACGCGCGGATCCTGCGCGAGTTCAAGACCGACGACCTGGCCGCCTTCCGGGCGCTCAACTCGGGGCTGCGTCGGCACGGCGGGGCAGCCCCGGCCGTCGAACAGGCGTTGGCGCTGGCCGGGTTGATCGAGCTGTCGCTCGCGCTGGGGAAGCCGGAGCTGGTGCCCGACTGGGGCGGCCGGCTCGCGACCCTCCCGTTGACCGCACCGGAACGTGCCAAGGTACGCCAGGCGGTCGCCGATCCCGCCGCGCTCGGGCCGTGGTTGCCGGACCCGGACTGA